A single window of Pseudophryne corroboree isolate aPseCor3 chromosome 5, aPseCor3.hap2, whole genome shotgun sequence DNA harbors:
- the RPP38 gene encoding ribonuclease P protein subunit p38 isoform X2 — protein MCVLGAESNNFGGVEQACAIIMAAKVAKGSIRKSKPVVSKTSLNSPFQRMWNPVVGEDMQFILQTLMEKFKQLGLKKTEFRVKSTDKKTKRSKESSDGKGGKKISAGEAPMESAGEAPMESAGEAPEEKTEVPGWTDRDLRQQLAIGINEVTRALEKNDLYLVIVCKSAKPDMITKHIIELSASREVPACQLPRLSENIAPVLGLKSVLALGFKRSSDVFVEEMKAIAPRLPPLDVPWLQSGTKKTEGLEDSSLVDDAKTQNTESTTSRKRKRAKTKDPGNVVLQGLKVKKIVPNPNKKRKIKKKKILNKK, from the exons atgtgtgtgttgggagcagagAG caacaATTTTGGAGGTGTAGAGCAAGCCTGTGCGATCATCATGGCTGCCAAGGTCGCCAAAGGGTCCATACGCAAATCAAAACCAGTCGTGTCCAAGACCTCTCTAAACAGCCCCTTTCAGAGGATGTGGAACCCTGTGGTTGGGGAGGACATGCAGTTCATACTGCAGACTTTAATGGAGAAGTTCAAACAACTTGGACTGAAAAAGACTGAGTTTCGTGTAAAATCTACGGACAAAAAGACTAAAAGATCAAAAGAAAGTTCTGATGGCAAAggcggaaagaaaatttctgccggGGAGGCCCCGATGGAGAGTGCCGGGGAGGCCCCGATGGAGAGTGCCGGGGAGGCCCCAGAGGAGAAGACTGAAGTGCCAGGCTGGACAGACCGTGACCTCCGCCAACAGCTAGCTATAGGTATTAATGAAGTTACCCgagcactggaaaaaaatgacctaTACCTGGTAATAGTCTGTAAATCTGCAAAGCCAGACATGATTACCAAACACATAATTGAATTAAGCGCCAGCCGGGAGGTGCCGGCATGTCAGCTGCCGCGGCTCAGTGAGAACATTGCACCAGTCCTTGGCTTGAAGTCCGTGCTGGCTCTTGGCTTCAAAAGAAGCTCTGACGTGTTTGTGGAGGAGATGAAAGCGATAGCTCCACGCTTGCCGCCATTGGATGTCCCTTGGCTGCAAAGTGGCACTAAAAAAACAGAGGGTTTAGAGGACTCTTCCTTGGTGGATGATGCTAAAACACAAAATACCGAATCCACCACCTCCAGAAAGCGCAAACGCGCCAAAACCAAGGATCCTGGCAATGTGGTGTTACAGGGACTCAAAGTAAAAAAGATTGTTCCCAATCCAAATAAAAAACGGAAAATCAAGAAAAAGAAAATTCTCAATAAAAAGTAA
- the RPP38 gene encoding ribonuclease P protein subunit p38 isoform X1 produces MLQSLAGSSESMCVLGAERYWRVRRWFCGHTGAQAETVGGFLVLCSSNNFGGVEQACAIIMAAKVAKGSIRKSKPVVSKTSLNSPFQRMWNPVVGEDMQFILQTLMEKFKQLGLKKTEFRVKSTDKKTKRSKESSDGKGGKKISAGEAPMESAGEAPMESAGEAPEEKTEVPGWTDRDLRQQLAIGINEVTRALEKNDLYLVIVCKSAKPDMITKHIIELSASREVPACQLPRLSENIAPVLGLKSVLALGFKRSSDVFVEEMKAIAPRLPPLDVPWLQSGTKKTEGLEDSSLVDDAKTQNTESTTSRKRKRAKTKDPGNVVLQGLKVKKIVPNPNKKRKIKKKKILNKK; encoded by the exons ATGCTGCAGAGTCTGGCAGGAAGTAGTGAGTccatgtgtgtgttgggagcagagAGGTACTGGCGAGTGAGGCGCTGGTTTTGTGGTCACACTGGGGCTCAGGCAGAGACTGTGGGCGGGTTCCTGGTGCTCTGTAGCAg caacaATTTTGGAGGTGTAGAGCAAGCCTGTGCGATCATCATGGCTGCCAAGGTCGCCAAAGGGTCCATACGCAAATCAAAACCAGTCGTGTCCAAGACCTCTCTAAACAGCCCCTTTCAGAGGATGTGGAACCCTGTGGTTGGGGAGGACATGCAGTTCATACTGCAGACTTTAATGGAGAAGTTCAAACAACTTGGACTGAAAAAGACTGAGTTTCGTGTAAAATCTACGGACAAAAAGACTAAAAGATCAAAAGAAAGTTCTGATGGCAAAggcggaaagaaaatttctgccggGGAGGCCCCGATGGAGAGTGCCGGGGAGGCCCCGATGGAGAGTGCCGGGGAGGCCCCAGAGGAGAAGACTGAAGTGCCAGGCTGGACAGACCGTGACCTCCGCCAACAGCTAGCTATAGGTATTAATGAAGTTACCCgagcactggaaaaaaatgacctaTACCTGGTAATAGTCTGTAAATCTGCAAAGCCAGACATGATTACCAAACACATAATTGAATTAAGCGCCAGCCGGGAGGTGCCGGCATGTCAGCTGCCGCGGCTCAGTGAGAACATTGCACCAGTCCTTGGCTTGAAGTCCGTGCTGGCTCTTGGCTTCAAAAGAAGCTCTGACGTGTTTGTGGAGGAGATGAAAGCGATAGCTCCACGCTTGCCGCCATTGGATGTCCCTTGGCTGCAAAGTGGCACTAAAAAAACAGAGGGTTTAGAGGACTCTTCCTTGGTGGATGATGCTAAAACACAAAATACCGAATCCACCACCTCCAGAAAGCGCAAACGCGCCAAAACCAAGGATCCTGGCAATGTGGTGTTACAGGGACTCAAAGTAAAAAAGATTGTTCCCAATCCAAATAAAAAACGGAAAATCAAGAAAAAGAAAATTCTCAATAAAAAGTAA